agactcATCGATGTACCCCTGGcccatcttcttcttcctcccCTACAAGTGTCGTTCCAGAACTCGTTATCAGCCAAATCTCATCAAACACGATCAAATGTGCAAGTCCTGCTCCTTGTAACTGTCCATGCTGCCATAAACGCGAACATTTACGTCAATGGGCCCTCTATGAGTGCAGTTACACATCAAAATCGCTGATTGGCAGCATGCAGAACCTACAGCGTGAGTACAGAGAGTATATGGGCTCTACAACCTCCACAACGCTGTTGTAACTCTCCCCATCCACATACCCCTCGTCCCATTCCTGATCCATATCCGCGCCTTAAAATGCTCAAAAGTTTGATTTCTACATCAGTTGTCACAGTTCTCGCACTAGTCTTTGGGATAGCTGTTATCGTGCCGCTAATGACCGACCGCAAGGGCTCCAAGTCCAAACACACCCACCACGTTCCCAAAGAGGACCATTCCAGAATCCCGGCACTCGACTTTGGTAGCATTCTCGACTACACCTCTGGAGACTTCAAGGTTAAGGTATCGAGTTCCAGTTTCACGCATGAATTCATCAAATACTCTCACCAGCCGGAACAGGGCGGACTCTTTCTGGTGGACAAATTCAAGTACCACGAGCTCGAACTCTCTGGAATAACATTCTCTGAGCCTCTACTCGACGTTCATGTCTACTTCAGGAATTATCCCTTCGCTCCTCTGTTGGTGGAACTCACTGTACCTGGAGATGACAAGCCCGGTAGAATCTTCTTAAGGAGCAACGGCGACGGCTCCTTCTACAAGAAGACGGTCGGAGATGTGCTCTTTGAGCTAGACATGGTGGTAGAAACCCTATACAGCATGATCGTTGTCTACATCGACAAGGACTCCTGGTACAAGTACTATGACGTTATAGTCGACGTTACCAAGACGGAAGACAACCCTGCACCAGGCTACGACTCGTATCTGCATGACAGAAAGTTCTTCCAGCCAATGGGAGTCACTGACTTTTATGACGGACGCAAGAGACTATCCGGTCTCCCAACTGGAGGGGACATCCAAAATGTCATGGTCTACGTCTCAAGAGAAGGTCGTGTGCCTCTCATGATCAGAACAGCTCGTGCTCCCTTCTACCCCAAAACAGAGTACATTTCCTACAGCTACTACTTTAGCAACGGAGATGGAAGCTGGACACAGTACACTTCAAACCTAACAAAGAGACAGTTGAAGATCAAACTCGATGAAGTCAAGGGAAGATTAGTCCCACCTCAACCCAAAAAAGGAGGTAATTCCACCAACCCATAATCCATGCTCTACAGAAAAAGACTTTTAGACACTCCAGTGGATACCGCATGGACAGCACACTTTGTACATAATCACATGCACAATTATCACAGGCGTCCGTTGTACGAATGCATATAGTGGGGCTTTTCTTTTGATGTCCATTAGCATTTGAAACATTTCAAAGACCAAGCGATGACGTGTGATGTTGTCAAAACATGTCAGTAGTataaaatatccttttacCGCATATTTCTGTGGATTATGAATATCTACGCTATTAACCGCGATTCTATGTCGTTATACGGTTATAATAGAAGGTTTCTATCCGTTTAAGTCTCCTTTGTTAGTACATTGGTCTACCTAGTCTGGGTGAAATGCTTGTCTACCCAGCCCAGTGAAAACACAACATATCCATTTTGCGTTCATATGTGTGGTATCAATCACCATTATTTCACATATGCGAATGCCTTTAGTCTCTTTTAATCTTGTTTTAAGGTAGGGTTATTTATGTTTTGTTGCTCGGAAACTTTGTGCAGTTTTTGTTGACTTCTAAGGAACCTTCTGCGTTGTTGTGGTTCCGAAAGTGAAATATCTTCATATATACACCAATATAATATCAGAATTATGCGTTAAACATTGTTATTGTGATGTTTAATGTCGAATTTAGTCTATCAAGATGAGATTAAGAATCGCGATGTCTTAATTGCGCCAGTATAGTTCCAGGTTGTCATATTTCCAGGATTCTTGGCTCATAGTTCTCCAAAATTCCTAACTTGTTAACCTAGATTTATAGCAACTTGTTATTCTCGTGAAAGTTAAAAGTATATCAATGTAAACCAAATATGGTTTACCATTCTTCACCGCCTTTATTTTCTTACTCATTATCTTCCTTCCAAATAGAATTTCATGGATAATGTTCTATACAATTTGAAGAGTCTCAACAAGCTTGAGCACAGCACAGTTATCCCTTTCTTCCAATTCCCTTTAGACGGAAATTGCTTCTTCATGTAGTTACAAATGTGTGGTGTATTACACAGTGCATTAGTGAAGTCATTTACTAGGTGtttaaacattttataaGTAACAAGGATGAACAAATGTCTAGGAATTAGTAGGTTCTCGGTAAATATTCCTAGGCTAATCCCCCTGGCTACTAAATTGAATACGAGTCTGCTCACTGGAAAAGTCTTTTATTGTTCAAACTTTGTCAAAAGTCTCTGATTGACTATATAATCTTCACTTTTACTGTAGCATTTGTATCATTCTTTCCGCCAAACCTAAACTTTATGATTTTTGCCATGAGTTGTTGGATCTTGGTAGCGTCCCAGGCTGTGCATGTTCTGGTAGGTATCTTTAGTAATGGCATGATTGCTTGGgaccttttcattctgTGCTACGGAATAAATGGAAGTCTTGGAGATACTCATTTGTTCATTGGCCAATATTCGAGTCTCAATGTTGCCCCTAAACTCTGTCTATTATGTGGTCATTACGGATTTCCTTTCTGGACTCTTTTTAGGGTAATAGTCCATCGTATGATTTAAACTCTTAAAACTTCAGAGGTGAGAATGCCTGTGGCTATCAGATTAAAGTCTCATGTTTGGATACTTTGTAGACGAAAATTAAAATGATCCAGCATATACGATGAAGATTCTAGAATAGCTTATAAGACAGTGACGCTGGTTCCAGCGCCACACGTTGTCTAGTTAAAGGATATCTGAATCGGACTCGtgcatttttattcttttctaCGTATCCTTGTATTCCTAATCGTTACTAGCACTTCATCACTCGACTCTTCTTATTCTCCCAGAGATAGCAGAGTTTGTGGGTTCCTGGATGGTATATGTTTCCGGTTAATTATTTCATAAATCTGAAATAATATGGAGTTCCTAAAACTTGAGTCTGGACCAGGTTCGTTAGGAGAATGGCCTCTGTTACTACACATCACAAATAATCCCTGGAACACAATGGATTTTCATAGCTCATAAATATCGCTACTGTGACTTTCTTCCGATTATCGCATTGGCTTCAAAATCTCCGAGTTCATTTTTCCCTACTCGGCTTCTTCCTGGGAGGAGCGACTGTCACAATGGATAGGGATACAAGAGAATTTTGGAATACTATCACTACCTTAGTCCATGTATTGTTACACATTATTTTCGGGAAGCATTTCTCTGACAGCATTTGCTAAAGCTTCgtatattttggaatttttgaCTCTCTTCTTTCACGTACAACACTTGGGATTCCTCATTTATGTTCGGTTTGTGCATATCAGACAACGTTGTACACTCGCTTAACGAGCTACTCATTTGGTGTGATAATAAGTAGTCGTTTATTCGGTTAGAAAGTTGACTGTCCAAGGGCACCAGAAATAGGAATACATCCTCTGCCACGAGCTTATCACATGTACCATCAAGTTCTCCATCCATGCCCATAGCAAGTTAGAGTTTTCATCGCTATAGATAACTCCGTTATGTAACATGTATCTTAATTTTGCCGATGAAAGCGAACGGATCTGCCCTATCGACACACTACCACACACACGCATACATTTCTGGTTCGAGAGTACATTTTCTTTCCTGTTCACTCAGATTCATGGTATCTAGCACAGGGATCTTGGCTTCCATGGTTCGTATGAATTTGCTATCTACAATTCGTTCGTACGGTGCTTTCTCTGTTGGCAATATAGGGCTGAGTAGATTGGCCTTTTTTAACAGTTTTTCTCCGAGGTTCGCAGAAAATTCTTCTACTCTTTAGTATAAACCTGTGAATCATTAGCCTTTTAGGGTCTATAGTCGTTTAATCCCGCACTATTCAACTGTAAACAAGATGAGTTCTGTTTCTCCTGAAATAAAGGAGACCAACATAACCATTTTTCGTAAGTCACTATCATGTGATTTTTTATACACTAATATACTCAGACAAGATCGTGAGTGGTGAGATTCCATGCAAGAAGGTCTACGAAGACGACTTGGTTCGCTGCCTCACTACACACTCATCTATTTCAGGTTCTCGCATTTCACGACATAAATCCTCAAGCTCCTACTCACATTTTGGTTATCCCAAAGAAATTCGACGGCTTGTCAAGGCTAAGTGAAGCAACAGAGAGACACCAGAGTATCCTGGGTCACATGTTGGTCAAGGTTTGTTATACAATGCATTCACATGATCTGCGTTAGGTTTCGCATATAGTAAAGGAGAATGACCTTGGAGATTTCAGACTGGTAGTAAACAACGGACCGAATGCAGATCAAACTGTATTTTATCTTCATATGCACATTTTGGCTGGAAGGAATTTCTCATGGCCACCCGGTTAAACTGGAGGTTATAACTACTAATGTGTTCCTACATCGCTAGGGTAGGGTAACACCTCACTCGTCAATCTGTACTTTCATTTAcacatacacatttacgCTTCTATACGCTGTATCGTTTTAAACTTTACCACAAACAAG
Above is a window of Theileria equi strain WA chromosome 2 map unlocalized gcontig_1105316255051, whole genome shotgun sequence DNA encoding:
- a CDS encoding protein kinase C interacting protein 1, putative (encoded by transcript BEWA_045110A), producing the protein MSSVSPEIKETNITIFHKIVSGEIPCKKVYEDDLVLAFHDINPQAPTHILVIPKKFDGLSRLSEATERHQSILGHMLVKVSHIVKENDLGDFRLVVNNGPNADQTVFYLHMHILAGRNFSWPPG
- a CDS encoding signal peptide containing protein (encoded by transcript BEWA_045100A) — encoded protein: MLKSLISTSVVTVLALVFGIAVIVPLMTDRKGSKSKHTHHVPKEDHSRIPALDFGSILDYTSGDFKVKVSSSSFTHEFIKYSHQPEQGGLFLVDKFKYHELELSGITFSEPLLDVHVYFRNYPFAPLLVELTVPGDDKPGRIFLRSNGDGSFYKKTVGDVLFELDMVVETLYSMIVVYIDKDSWYKYYDVIVDVTKTEDNPAPGYDSYLHDRKFFQPMGVTDFYDGRKRLSGLPTGGDIQNVMVYVSREGRVPLMIRTARAPFYPKTEYISYSYYFSNGDGSWTQYTSNLTKRQLKIKLDEVKGRLVPPQPKKGGNSTNP